A genomic window from Pseudonocardia broussonetiae includes:
- a CDS encoding FecCD family ABC transporter permease, with protein sequence MAVLTRHQGPVAPKVPGRPALRRGRFSVVWRPRTVLVLVLTALVLFAGLVVNIGRGDFPISIPDVVAVLFGGGDRGQRFIVLDLRLPQSLTGALVGAALGVSGAITQAVARNPLASPDIIGITMGASATAVFVIVLGGGFGVVGSTLVAVGLPIAALVGGLLTATVIYALAWRRGIQGYRLVLVGIGINAMLLAVVEWMLVVAEIYEAARATVWLTGSLNARGWEHVVPVGLALVVLVPAALVLAHALGALQFGDDTARGLGMRVDRSRSALLVVAVGLAAIATASAGPIAFVALVAPQIAQRLVGAARPPIAASLLVGAALTVLADVIARTMLPAALPVGIVTAVLGAPYLLFLLARHGREARA encoded by the coding sequence ATGGCCGTGCTGACCAGGCACCAGGGGCCGGTCGCGCCGAAGGTCCCCGGCCGCCCCGCGCTGCGCCGCGGCCGCTTCTCCGTGGTCTGGCGCCCGCGCACGGTGCTCGTGCTGGTCCTGACCGCGCTCGTGCTGTTCGCGGGTCTCGTCGTCAACATCGGGCGGGGCGACTTCCCGATCAGCATCCCCGACGTCGTCGCCGTGCTGTTCGGCGGCGGCGACCGCGGCCAGCGCTTCATCGTCCTCGACCTGCGCCTGCCGCAGTCGCTCACCGGAGCGCTCGTCGGCGCCGCGCTCGGCGTGTCCGGCGCGATCACGCAGGCCGTCGCCCGCAACCCGCTGGCCAGCCCCGACATCATCGGCATCACGATGGGCGCGAGCGCCACCGCGGTGTTCGTGATCGTCCTCGGCGGCGGGTTCGGCGTCGTTGGCTCCACGCTCGTCGCGGTCGGGCTGCCGATCGCGGCGCTCGTCGGCGGGCTCCTCACCGCCACCGTCATCTACGCGCTCGCGTGGCGCCGGGGCATCCAGGGCTACCGGCTGGTGCTCGTCGGCATCGGCATCAACGCGATGCTGCTCGCCGTCGTCGAGTGGATGCTCGTCGTCGCCGAGATCTACGAGGCCGCGCGCGCCACCGTCTGGCTCACCGGCAGCCTCAACGCCCGCGGCTGGGAGCACGTCGTCCCGGTCGGGCTGGCGCTGGTCGTGCTCGTGCCGGCGGCACTGGTCCTGGCCCACGCGCTGGGCGCGCTGCAGTTCGGCGACGACACCGCCCGCGGCCTGGGCATGCGCGTCGACCGCTCCCGCTCGGCGCTGCTCGTCGTCGCCGTCGGGCTGGCGGCGATCGCCACGGCGTCGGCGGGCCCGATCGCGTTCGTCGCGCTCGTCGCCCCGCAGATCGCGCAGCGCCTGGTCGGTGCGGCGAGGCCGCCGATCGCGGCGTCGCTGCTGGTGGGGGCGGCGCTGACGGTGCTGGCGGACGTCATCGCCCGCACCATGCTCCCCGCGGCCCTGCCGGTCGGCATCGTCACGGCCGTCCTGGGCGCCCCCTACCTGCTCTTCCTGCTCGCCCGACACGGCCGGGAGGCCCGCGCATGA
- a CDS encoding FecCD family ABC transporter permease, whose translation MSTATPVPVTAAARHPVPRRSLRVRRLTGLVLLLAALVACCLLSVAVGAKPIPLMTVWDALVRPDVTLEDHIVVRSLRIPRTVLGLIVGAALGLAGALIQGHTRNPLADPGILGVNAGAAFLVVVGIYVFGVTDALGYVWFAFAGAAVASVAVFVLGAVGRGGATPVTLALAGAAVSALLSALTSAIILIDVATLDAYRYWAVGSLAGRDGEVLTNVVWFLAAGALIALASAPALNALSLGDDVARSLGHSVKRTRVLGIVAITLLAGGATAACGPISFVGLVVPHVVRTFTGPDYRWLLPASALSGSVLLLLGDVVGRVVVRPGELQVGIVLALVGAPFFIYLVRRRKMVSL comes from the coding sequence TTGAGCACGGCCACCCCCGTGCCGGTCACGGCCGCCGCCCGGCACCCGGTCCCGCGGCGCTCGCTGCGGGTGCGCCGCCTCACCGGCCTGGTGCTGCTGCTCGCCGCGCTCGTCGCCTGCTGCCTGCTCAGCGTGGCCGTGGGGGCGAAGCCGATCCCGTTGATGACCGTCTGGGACGCGCTGGTCCGGCCCGACGTCACCCTCGAGGACCACATCGTCGTGCGCTCGCTGCGCATCCCGCGCACCGTCCTCGGGCTGATCGTCGGCGCCGCGCTGGGGCTCGCCGGGGCGCTCATCCAGGGCCACACCCGCAACCCGCTGGCCGACCCGGGCATCCTCGGCGTCAACGCCGGTGCCGCGTTCCTCGTCGTCGTCGGGATCTACGTCTTCGGCGTCACCGACGCGCTGGGCTACGTCTGGTTCGCCTTCGCGGGCGCCGCGGTCGCCAGCGTGGCGGTGTTCGTGCTCGGGGCCGTCGGCCGCGGCGGCGCCACCCCCGTCACGCTCGCGCTCGCCGGGGCGGCGGTGAGCGCCCTGCTCAGCGCGCTGACCTCGGCGATCATCCTCATCGACGTCGCCACCCTCGACGCCTACCGCTACTGGGCCGTCGGCTCGCTCGCCGGCCGCGACGGCGAGGTCCTGACCAACGTGGTCTGGTTCCTCGCGGCGGGGGCGCTCATCGCGCTCGCGTCGGCCCCCGCGCTCAACGCCCTGTCCCTCGGCGACGACGTCGCGCGCTCGCTGGGCCACTCGGTGAAGCGCACGCGCGTGCTCGGGATCGTCGCGATCACGCTGCTCGCCGGCGGCGCCACCGCGGCCTGCGGCCCGATCTCGTTCGTCGGGCTCGTGGTGCCGCACGTCGTCCGCACGTTCACCGGACCCGACTACCGCTGGCTGCTGCCGGCGTCGGCGCTGTCGGGGTCGGTGCTGCTCCTGCTCGGCGACGTCGTCGGGCGCGTGGTCGTGCGCCCCGGCGAGCTGCAGGTCGGCATCGTGCTGGCCCTGGTGGGGGCGCCCTTCTTCATCTACCTCGTGCGGCGGCGGAAGATGGTGAGCCTCTGA
- a CDS encoding pyrimidine reductase family protein, translating to MHRIWPLPAEPVDDTALADVYAHPDGDAAPFVRVNFVSSADGAVSVDGLSGGLGTPGDKRVFGLLRELAQVVLVGAGTARAEGYRGARRPTRGTDTPPPIAVVTGSADLDPGSGLFTDTRTPTIVLTTAGAPRERRDRLTAAGADVTVLDDLGPAALLAELARRGLHRVLCEGGPSLHGALIAADAVDELCLTVSPLLAGGAAGRIAVGPEGAPARAMTLASALHDEGALLLRYRRSGDDPGTR from the coding sequence GTGCACCGCATCTGGCCGCTCCCCGCCGAGCCCGTCGACGACACCGCGCTCGCCGACGTCTACGCCCACCCCGACGGGGACGCCGCCCCGTTCGTCCGCGTCAACTTCGTCTCCAGCGCCGACGGGGCGGTCTCGGTCGACGGCCTCTCCGGGGGCCTCGGCACCCCCGGGGACAAGCGCGTCTTCGGCCTGCTGCGCGAGCTGGCGCAGGTCGTGCTCGTCGGGGCGGGCACCGCGCGCGCCGAGGGGTACCGCGGCGCCCGCCGCCCGACCCGCGGCACCGACACCCCTCCCCCGATCGCCGTCGTCACCGGCTCGGCCGACCTCGACCCCGGCAGCGGGCTGTTCACCGACACCCGCACCCCGACGATCGTCCTGACGACGGCCGGCGCCCCGCGCGAGCGGCGCGACCGGCTCACCGCGGCCGGCGCCGACGTCACGGTGCTGGACGACCTGGGTCCCGCCGCGCTGCTCGCCGAGCTCGCCCGCCGCGGGCTGCACCGCGTGCTGTGCGAGGGCGGGCCGTCGCTGCACGGCGCGCTGATCGCCGCGGACGCCGTCGACGAGCTGTGCCTGACGGTCTCGCCGCTGCTCGCCGGCGGTGCGGCCGGCCGCATCGCGGTCGGTCCGGAGGGTGCGCCCGCGCGGGCGATGACCCTGGCCTCCGCCCTGCACGACGAGGGGGCGCTGCTGCTGCGCTACCGCCGTTCCGGGGACGATCCGGGCACTCGCTAG
- a CDS encoding Asp23/Gls24 family envelope stress response protein, translated as MSTPTPSATSTTVTPGGIPARLADDTTQGKTTIAASVVQKIAGIAAREISGVHSMGGGVSRAFGAIRERIPGGGTGASNIAGVQVEVGEKQAAVDLDLVVEYGASITELARAVRRNVITAVERMTGLEVIEVNIAVNDIHLPSEDDGTDDVVPTQPSRVE; from the coding sequence ATGAGCACCCCCACCCCCAGCGCCACCAGCACCACCGTGACCCCCGGTGGCATCCCGGCCCGCCTGGCCGACGACACCACCCAGGGCAAGACCACCATCGCGGCGTCCGTCGTCCAGAAGATCGCGGGCATCGCGGCCCGGGAGATCTCCGGCGTGCACTCGATGGGCGGCGGCGTGTCCCGCGCGTTCGGCGCGATCCGCGAGCGGATCCCCGGCGGCGGCACCGGCGCCTCGAACATCGCGGGCGTGCAGGTCGAGGTCGGCGAGAAGCAGGCGGCCGTGGACCTCGACCTCGTCGTCGAGTACGGCGCGTCCATCACCGAGCTCGCGCGCGCCGTGCGCCGCAACGTGATCACCGCCGTCGAGCGGATGACGGGCCTCGAGGTCATCGAGGTCAACATCGCCGTCAACGACATCCACCTGCCGTCCGAGGACGACGGCACCGACGACGTCGTCCCCACGCAGCCGTCGCGGGTCGAGTGA
- a CDS encoding Asp23/Gls24 family envelope stress response protein translates to MSPTSSPEERGRLDIHPTVLRKIVEHAADGTPGTLLHERRLAGVGVGRAGSSARISDGPDGAVDVALELTLQYPAPVRRTVEAVRTRVGEELSRMTGRHIRNLAVTVSGLRGPDDGTAGSGSRVQ, encoded by the coding sequence GTGAGCCCGACCTCCTCCCCCGAGGAGCGCGGCCGGCTCGACATCCACCCGACGGTGCTGCGCAAGATCGTCGAGCACGCCGCCGACGGCACCCCGGGCACGCTGCTCCACGAGCGCCGCCTCGCGGGCGTCGGCGTCGGGAGGGCCGGGTCCAGCGCGAGGATCAGCGACGGGCCCGACGGCGCCGTCGACGTCGCGCTCGAGCTGACGCTGCAGTACCCCGCCCCCGTCCGCCGCACCGTCGAGGCCGTGCGCACCCGGGTGGGCGAGGAGCTGTCGCGCATGACCGGGCGGCACATCCGCAACCTCGCCGTCACCGTCTCGGGCCTGCGCGGCCCCGACGACGGCACCGCGGGCTCCGGCTCGCGCGTCCAGTAG
- a CDS encoding DUF6286 domain-containing protein gives MRVLLRVLAPLLGLALAAAGVLLVIEVVAAWVRTPATTGLLVPWPDWRTSLEALTWADVPVPGIAIGVAVVGLLLVLLGLLARRHDIALTSPAPEVTVTTTPRVLARLVGRRVRAADGVAAASVTATGRRVSIGAQAWNDAGPELRDSVSSTVDTLLDELPLARRPRVSVTVQQRKGPR, from the coding sequence ATGCGTGTCCTGCTCAGGGTCCTCGCCCCGCTGCTCGGCCTCGCGCTGGCCGCCGCCGGCGTCCTGCTCGTCATCGAGGTCGTCGCCGCCTGGGTGCGCACCCCCGCCACCACCGGCCTGCTCGTGCCGTGGCCCGACTGGCGCACCTCGCTCGAGGCGCTGACCTGGGCGGACGTCCCCGTGCCCGGCATCGCCATCGGCGTCGCCGTCGTCGGTCTGCTGCTCGTGCTGCTGGGCCTGCTCGCCCGCCGCCACGACATCGCGCTCACCTCCCCGGCCCCCGAGGTCACCGTCACGACCACCCCGCGCGTCCTCGCGCGGCTCGTCGGACGCCGCGTGCGCGCCGCCGACGGGGTGGCGGCCGCGTCGGTCACCGCCACCGGCCGCCGGGTCTCGATCGGCGCGCAGGCCTGGAACGACGCGGGCCCCGAGCTGCGCGACAGCGTCTCCTCCACCGTCGACACCCTGCTCGACGAGCTGCCGCTGGCCCGCCGCCCGCGCGTCTCCGTCACCGTGCAGCAGAGGAAGGGCCCCCGATGA
- a CDS encoding alkaline shock response membrane anchor protein AmaP, giving the protein MTVSMDKTPDVPPPPRSGALRKRSRSAVARSAGGDRSVLVLLGLVLLAAGVLVALLGYGVFGAARAGRPLLDPVVVDLIRAQPLPARIIAIAAGVLLLVLGLSWAAGSVRPERKPDLVIDRGPTTAIIVDAAAAADALAAQAAALPGVGRARARMVGTEDAPALRVWVWLSDDADVRDVLERLHDQVLTAARTSLGIAALPVAVRLELDQATTHPRVA; this is encoded by the coding sequence ATGACCGTCTCGATGGACAAGACCCCGGACGTCCCGCCCCCGCCGCGCTCCGGTGCGCTGAGGAAGCGGTCGCGCTCGGCCGTCGCCCGTTCCGCGGGCGGTGACCGCTCGGTGCTGGTGCTCCTGGGCCTGGTCCTGCTCGCCGCCGGCGTGCTCGTGGCGCTGCTCGGCTACGGCGTGTTCGGCGCCGCCCGCGCCGGGCGCCCGCTGCTCGACCCCGTGGTCGTCGACCTGATCCGCGCCCAGCCGCTCCCCGCCCGGATCATCGCGATCGCCGCGGGCGTGCTGCTGCTCGTGCTCGGCCTGTCGTGGGCCGCCGGCTCGGTGCGCCCCGAGCGCAAGCCCGACCTCGTCATCGACCGCGGCCCGACCACGGCGATCATCGTCGACGCCGCCGCCGCGGCCGACGCGCTCGCCGCCCAGGCCGCCGCGCTGCCCGGCGTCGGGCGGGCCAGGGCCCGCATGGTCGGCACCGAGGACGCCCCCGCCCTGCGCGTGTGGGTGTGGCTCTCCGACGACGCCGACGTGCGCGACGTCCTGGAGCGCCTGCACGACCAGGTCCTCACCGCGGCCCGCACCTCGCTCGGCATCGCCGCGCTCCCGGTGGCCGTCCGGCTGGAGCTCGACCAGGCGACCACCCACCCGCGGGTCGCCTGA
- a CDS encoding alpha/beta hydrolase, with the protein MIGSRGVVAGLLCLSALLAGCTVGPSSRPPVAVRGMDAPAVPAEVTPGPPVPTVPPLQAQDTSLPFTDCTASAFATFGVPAPADRTLRVECGELPVPADPRRPEQGSVLLGVLRVGSADAPLDGPPLLALGDSVTGASAAHALTIAARASPAVLGTFTVIGLDRRGAGIDRIDCADPAARAALVDADPAATSERDLAVLLERARSVVQDCNIALPSELGGFRSAVTAADVEQLRVRLGVAQLSAVGAGDGAGALDVWARTTPGGVGRLVLDGPPDPELTEPERTTARAASAEAAFDAFALACTAGAACPLGADPRAAVTALGDALRDRPLAAADGRRLTAGAMLLTVLTVLAEPDDWPALSGALAAAAAGDPTALLDLLDPVAGPVGGFDAMLATACNDDPARLSPPEVGELATAVRAEHPLLGGTLALGLLACAPWPAGGATAVPPAVDTLPPVLVVGTAGDPRNPGGSARRVAEQLPTGAFLSWQGAGTGAYPRTPCVRAAVEGLLVDGALPAAGTLCPP; encoded by the coding sequence ATGATCGGGTCACGGGGCGTCGTCGCAGGGCTGCTGTGCCTCTCGGCGCTGCTGGCCGGGTGCACCGTGGGGCCGTCGTCGCGCCCGCCGGTGGCCGTGCGGGGCATGGACGCGCCGGCCGTGCCCGCCGAGGTCACGCCAGGACCGCCCGTGCCCACGGTGCCGCCGCTGCAGGCCCAGGACACCTCGCTGCCGTTCACCGACTGCACCGCGTCGGCGTTCGCGACGTTCGGCGTGCCCGCCCCGGCCGACCGCACCCTGCGCGTCGAGTGCGGCGAGCTGCCGGTGCCCGCCGACCCCCGGCGGCCCGAGCAGGGGTCGGTGCTGCTCGGCGTCCTGCGGGTCGGGTCCGCGGACGCCCCGCTCGACGGCCCGCCGCTGCTGGCGCTGGGCGACAGCGTCACCGGGGCCTCGGCCGCGCACGCGCTCACGATCGCCGCCCGCGCCTCCCCCGCCGTGCTCGGGACGTTCACCGTGATCGGGCTCGACCGCCGCGGCGCCGGCATCGACCGCATCGACTGCGCCGACCCCGCGGCCCGCGCCGCCCTCGTCGACGCCGACCCGGCCGCCACCTCCGAGCGCGACCTGGCCGTCCTGCTCGAGCGCGCGCGGTCGGTGGTGCAGGACTGCAACATCGCGCTGCCCTCCGAGCTCGGCGGCTTCCGCAGCGCCGTCACGGCCGCCGACGTCGAGCAGCTGCGGGTCCGGCTCGGCGTCGCGCAGCTCTCGGCGGTCGGCGCGGGCGACGGCGCGGGCGCGCTGGACGTCTGGGCGCGGACCACCCCGGGCGGCGTCGGGCGGCTGGTGCTCGACGGCCCGCCCGATCCCGAACTCACCGAGCCCGAGCGCACCACGGCCCGCGCCGCGTCGGCCGAGGCCGCCTTCGACGCGTTCGCGCTGGCCTGCACGGCGGGCGCGGCCTGCCCCCTCGGCGCCGACCCCCGTGCCGCCGTCACCGCGCTGGGCGACGCCCTGCGCGACCGGCCGCTCGCCGCCGCCGACGGCCGCCGCCTCACCGCGGGCGCCATGCTGCTCACCGTGCTGACGGTCCTGGCGGAGCCCGACGACTGGCCCGCGCTCTCCGGTGCGCTCGCCGCCGCCGCGGCCGGCGACCCCACGGCCCTGCTCGACCTGCTCGACCCCGTCGCGGGCCCGGTCGGCGGCTTCGACGCGATGCTCGCGACGGCCTGCAACGACGACCCGGCGCGGCTCTCCCCGCCCGAGGTCGGCGAGCTCGCGACCGCCGTCCGCGCGGAGCACCCGCTGCTCGGCGGCACGCTCGCGCTGGGCCTGCTGGCCTGCGCACCGTGGCCGGCGGGAGGTGCGACGGCCGTGCCCCCGGCCGTCGACACCCTGCCCCCGGTGCTCGTCGTCGGCACCGCGGGCGACCCCCGCAACCCGGGTGGGAGCGCGCGGCGCGTGGCCGAACAGCTCCCGACCGGGGCGTTCCTCAGCTGGCAGGGGGCGGGCACGGGCGCCTACCCGCGCACCCCCTGCGTCCGTGCGGCGGTGGAGGGCCTCCTCGTGGACGGGGCCCTCCCCGCGGCGGGCACGCTCTGCCCGCCCTGA
- a CDS encoding DUF732 domain-containing protein has translation MTEFGGGRGSTAGERGSETSGAHHGYGDDPYDRDPYARYADLDRDLLVHDDLPVPDAALRRQAAEANARAAEATAAAAAADAKAAIALAARAAAAADAAAQAAVRADAVVRAAAMAEVTRVPDAAAPPAFPGGQDVPTGQFPLGARHGVPPVPFANTVSDTDVMPQAVVPFPRSVPARHDADADSGSFGVPEEAPEGRAARRRAAAAETTVFAVPDGADDGETVVAPLGALHLDTAAASADPVTELVDLQPEEPAAPAAPTGSRRRRARAAAAYEAEDTGERSAVTATGGRAAARKAKGARKGLFRRRGPLLAAGAAVGVLAVAGVVLVGTEGEGAPAPAAVVESQVPVLPFAAGPAPEEALSQGDPLSDRGAEFLRGLRAAGVPTSRGGAEETEAAELVCQELADGVDEARIARALPATLPTVTRQEAADLVEIARETYCTTS, from the coding sequence ATGACGGAGTTCGGTGGCGGTCGAGGATCGACCGCCGGTGAGCGCGGTTCCGAGACCTCGGGCGCCCACCACGGCTACGGCGACGACCCGTACGACAGGGACCCGTACGCCCGGTACGCGGACCTCGACCGCGACCTGCTGGTGCACGACGACCTCCCCGTCCCGGACGCGGCGCTGCGCCGGCAGGCGGCCGAGGCCAACGCCCGCGCCGCCGAGGCCACCGCCGCGGCCGCCGCCGCCGACGCGAAGGCCGCGATCGCGCTGGCCGCCCGCGCCGCCGCCGCCGCCGACGCGGCCGCGCAGGCCGCCGTGCGCGCCGACGCCGTCGTCCGCGCCGCCGCCATGGCCGAGGTCACCCGCGTGCCGGACGCCGCCGCGCCGCCCGCGTTCCCCGGCGGGCAGGACGTGCCGACCGGGCAGTTCCCGCTCGGTGCGCGCCACGGCGTGCCGCCGGTCCCGTTCGCGAACACGGTGTCCGACACCGACGTGATGCCGCAGGCGGTCGTCCCGTTCCCGCGGTCGGTCCCGGCCCGGCACGACGCCGACGCCGACTCCGGCTCGTTCGGCGTGCCCGAGGAGGCGCCGGAGGGTCGCGCGGCCCGCCGCCGGGCCGCCGCGGCCGAGACGACCGTGTTCGCGGTGCCCGACGGCGCGGACGACGGGGAGACCGTCGTCGCCCCCCTGGGCGCCCTCCACCTGGACACCGCCGCCGCGTCCGCCGACCCGGTCACCGAGCTCGTCGACCTGCAGCCGGAGGAGCCGGCCGCGCCCGCGGCCCCCACCGGGAGCCGGCGCCGCCGGGCCCGTGCCGCCGCGGCCTACGAGGCCGAGGACACCGGGGAGCGCTCCGCGGTCACCGCGACCGGCGGCCGTGCCGCGGCGCGCAAGGCGAAGGGCGCCCGCAAGGGGCTGTTCCGCCGCCGCGGACCGCTGCTCGCGGCCGGGGCCGCCGTCGGGGTCCTCGCCGTGGCCGGCGTCGTGCTGGTGGGCACCGAGGGTGAGGGGGCCCCGGCGCCGGCCGCCGTGGTCGAGTCGCAGGTGCCGGTGCTGCCCTTCGCCGCGGGCCCGGCCCCGGAGGAGGCGCTGAGCCAGGGCGACCCGCTGTCGGACCGCGGCGCGGAGTTCCTGCGCGGCCTGCGCGCCGCCGGCGTGCCGACGAGCCGGGGCGGGGCCGAGGAGACCGAGGCCGCCGAGCTGGTGTGCCAGGAGCTCGCCGACGGCGTCGACGAGGCCCGGATCGCCCGGGCGCTGCCGGCGACGCTGCCGACGGTCACCCGCCAGGAGGCCGCCGACCTCGTGGAGATCGCGCGGGAGACCTACTGCACCACGAGCTGA
- the ligD gene encoding non-homologous end-joining DNA ligase has translation MASKAPVELLSVGGREVRLTSPDKVYFPEPGITKREVVHYYLAVVEPLLRVLRERPTNLKRYPDGVEGEPFYGKRLPKGAPDYAETARVTFPSGRTAESLCPTEPAVLLWAANMGTFDFHPWPVRRADTDRPDELRIDLDPQPGTGFAEAREVAAVLREVLDEAGLVGWPKTSGGRGVHVFARIRPEWDFIDVRHAVIAIARRVADRLPERATVAWWKEERGERVFLDYNQAARDRTVASAWSVRGRPRATVSMPLTWEQLPDVEPEDFDVRTVPGLYAEHGDPHEGMDAAVGGIETALEWYAADDRDRGPAELPYPPEYPKMPGEPMRVQPSRAKARPEDAADR, from the coding sequence GTGGCGTCCAAGGCACCGGTCGAGCTGCTGTCCGTCGGAGGCCGGGAGGTGCGCCTGACCAGCCCGGACAAGGTGTACTTCCCCGAGCCGGGGATCACCAAGCGGGAGGTCGTGCACTACTACCTGGCCGTGGTCGAGCCGTTGCTGCGCGTGCTGCGCGAGCGCCCGACCAACCTCAAGCGCTACCCCGACGGCGTCGAGGGCGAGCCGTTCTACGGCAAGCGGCTGCCCAAGGGGGCGCCCGACTACGCCGAGACCGCGCGCGTGACGTTCCCCAGCGGCCGCACCGCCGAGTCGCTGTGCCCCACCGAGCCCGCGGTGCTGCTGTGGGCGGCGAACATGGGCACGTTCGACTTCCACCCGTGGCCGGTCCGCCGCGCCGACACCGACCGGCCCGACGAGCTGCGCATCGACCTCGACCCCCAGCCCGGCACCGGCTTCGCGGAGGCGCGGGAGGTCGCCGCGGTCCTGCGCGAGGTGCTCGACGAGGCCGGCCTCGTCGGCTGGCCGAAGACCTCGGGCGGGCGCGGCGTCCACGTCTTCGCCCGGATCCGCCCGGAGTGGGACTTCATCGACGTCCGCCACGCCGTCATCGCGATCGCGCGCCGCGTCGCCGACCGGCTGCCCGAGCGGGCCACCGTCGCGTGGTGGAAGGAGGAGCGCGGCGAGCGGGTGTTCCTCGACTACAACCAGGCCGCGCGCGACCGCACCGTCGCCTCGGCGTGGTCGGTGCGCGGGCGGCCACGGGCCACGGTGTCGATGCCGCTGACCTGGGAGCAGCTGCCCGACGTCGAGCCGGAGGACTTCGACGTCCGCACCGTCCCGGGCCTCTACGCCGAGCACGGCGACCCGCACGAGGGGATGGACGCCGCGGTGGGCGGCATCGAGACCGCGCTGGAGTGGTATGCCGCCGACGACCGCGACCGCGGGCCCGCCGAGCTGCCCTATCCGCCCGAGTACCCGAAGATGCCGGGCGAGCCGATGCGGGTGCAACCCAGCCGGGCGAAGGCCAGGCCGGAGGACGCGGCAGATCGGTGA
- the msrB gene encoding peptide-methionine (R)-S-oxide reductase MsrB: MDPVTEPDATVVKSDEEWRAQLTPAEYQVLRRAGTERPFVGEYTDTKTAGVYSCRACGAELFRSDTKFESHCGWPSFYTPLAGSAVIERTDYSMGMKRVEVVCATCKSHLGHVFEGEGYSTPTDLRYCINSISLRLEEKPLS; this comes from the coding sequence ATGGATCCCGTCACCGAGCCCGACGCCACCGTCGTCAAGTCCGACGAGGAGTGGCGCGCGCAGCTCACCCCAGCCGAGTACCAGGTCCTGCGCCGGGCCGGCACCGAGCGCCCGTTCGTCGGCGAGTACACCGACACGAAGACCGCGGGCGTCTACTCCTGCCGCGCGTGCGGCGCGGAGCTGTTCCGCAGCGACACCAAGTTCGAGTCGCACTGCGGCTGGCCGTCCTTCTACACCCCGCTCGCCGGCAGCGCCGTCATCGAGCGCACCGACTACTCGATGGGCATGAAGCGCGTCGAGGTCGTCTGCGCCACCTGCAAGAGCCACCTCGGGCACGTCTTCGAGGGCGAGGGCTACAGCACTCCCACCGACCTCCGCTACTGCATCAACTCGATCTCCCTGCGCCTGGAGGAGAAGCCGCTCAGCTGA
- a CDS encoding type II toxin-antitoxin system VapC family toxin gives MNGLVLDASVAAIAVVEATPQGDALRARLVANPVHAPHLVDAEVGSVLRRHAAAGLIEPAQAAGALRMLSTLVTDRYPHGPLSGPAWSLRHNLSFYDALYVALAARLAVPLLTADARLARAPGLPCAVEVIS, from the coding sequence GTGAACGGGCTCGTCCTGGACGCCTCCGTCGCCGCGATCGCGGTCGTGGAGGCCACGCCCCAGGGCGACGCCCTGCGCGCCAGGCTCGTCGCGAACCCGGTCCACGCACCGCATCTGGTCGACGCGGAGGTCGGCAGCGTGCTCCGAAGGCACGCGGCGGCGGGGCTCATCGAACCGGCCCAGGCCGCCGGGGCGTTGCGGATGCTCTCCACGCTCGTCACGGACCGGTATCCGCACGGCCCGCTGTCCGGTCCGGCGTGGTCCCTGCGCCACAACCTGAGCTTCTACGACGCGCTGTACGTGGCCCTCGCGGCGCGGCTTGCCGTGCCCCTGCTCACCGCCGACGCCCGCCTCGCCCGCGCCCCCGGGCTCCCGTGCGCCGTCGAGGTGATCAGCTGA
- a CDS encoding FitA-like ribbon-helix-helix domain-containing protein has translation MATIQVRDIPDDVYKTIRRRAREAGQSLQAYMRDQVVALGSRPDRAEILADWERELHQHPNTITREQILRDLDDDRRR, from the coding sequence ATGGCCACGATCCAGGTCCGCGACATCCCGGACGACGTCTACAAGACGATCCGGCGCCGAGCACGGGAGGCCGGGCAGTCCTTGCAGGCGTACATGCGCGACCAGGTCGTGGCACTGGGCTCCCGGCCCGACCGGGCGGAGATCCTGGCCGACTGGGAGCGCGAGCTCCACCAGCACCCGAACACGATCACCCGGGAGCAGATCCTGCGTGATCTCGACGACGACCGGCGGCGGTGA